One window of the Colletotrichum destructivum chromosome 6, complete sequence genome contains the following:
- a CDS encoding Putative large ribosomal subunit protein bL21 — protein sequence MSRLLLRSVLELRTPITRLPPSFLLPTHARRYNSTAPIVEPVAQKAPKVTPLDTPTKPSIAQQAQAAAVDTAAPAATTTPIPESVQAVLPFLAAQPNHYITFHIHGRPYLVQPGDSIRLPFKMPGVVPGDVLRLNRASVIGSRDYTLKGAPFIDERVFECRAVVTGTESEPMRLKTKTKRRQRRVKTVKSKHRHTMLTVSELKINRVEEIEA from the coding sequence ATGAGTCGATTACTTCTACGCTCCGTCTTGGAGCTTCGGACACCCATCACCCGCCTCCCGCCGAGCTTCCTCCTCCCAACCCACGCCCGCCGGTACAACTCCACGGCGCCAATCGTCGAGCCTGTTGCCCAAAAAGCGCCCAAAGTTACTCCGCTAGACACCCCAACGAAGCCCTCAATAGCGCAACAAGCCCAGGCCGCTGCTGTAGACACCGCCGCACCGGCCGCGACGACCACCCCGATCCCCGAATCTGTGCAGGCtgtcctccccttcctcgccgcccagcccaACCACTACATCACCTTTCACATCCACGGTCGTCCGTACCTCGTTCAGCCCGGCGACAGTATTCGCCTGCCTTTCAAGATGCCCGGTGTTGTGCCCGGCGATGTCCTCCGCCTGAACCGCGCCTCCGTCATCGGCAGTAGGGACTACACTCTCAAGGGCGCACCCTTCATCGACGAGCGCGTATTCGAATGCCGCGCTGTGGTAACGGGTACTGAGAGTGAGCCTATGCGGCtcaagacgaagacgaagaggaggcagAGAAGGGTAAAGACGGTCAAGAGCAAGCACCGCCACACGATGCTGACCGTTAGCGAGCTGAAGATCAACCGGGTcgaggagatcgaggccTGA
- a CDS encoding Putative serine/threonine-protein kinase, active produces the protein MNMPTASPTPLGTSGTSLSRRPSQRQGLRRLPSRPQLNRSESNPVHATAVAPALSRKADSQQYAMHDSSDDEIPVPMKLSALTKALLNDGGAPEPQRAPSPPRTRRRISNLAASTTSATEERRSLRSGSVQAYDNKSSKPTSPLRSRENSPVRKRVVRLSNTPKSLGQMHPTKRRSTSLSRSTNQRPPSRSRPESRDQSSDEKQEPRQDVNTPAQGVRIVRIAAGSSGNRSRLTNSSTHSRRSGSHLEQEYSEEPVTAARHGSGINPGSVSRHTNVGRNMKPEDNLALQGSMRVKRVGKIPGSFLSGPARRGRRRQSEEEAEANGEGMVSSQDHDGQGPDMESDLAPSFYGNGRQMSSGSPVAFGDLSRVNSRRSAYEAEPAPPLARPSPKQRDEPEEIHYKLPAPRPQVPSSHDQENEMPSILRSSKPVVSILAERDTEKASKRHTSTDAAYHRPAASPERKPLSSLPNNTPRRPAPPPPPKMSVLDAATTSAGAATTSQGKQRRNILRVNGKSYTRLDCLGRGGSAKVYRVTAENGAMFALKRVSLENADESTVRGYRGEIDLLSKLTGNDRVINLFDYEMNDEKKMLTLLMEMGELDLNTLLRSRQNPEAAKFDSVFVRFYWKEMLECLQSVHQFDIVHSDLKPANFVLVKGRLKLIDFGIANAIQTDETVNVHRETQIGTPNYMSPESLMDFNAPRGGRVPGRPKLMKVGKPSDVWSLGCILYQLVYGTPPFGHIANQMARCQAIINWDHHIDFPSRGMGGVLVPPSLVRTLRRCLNREVHMRPTCEELLHETDPFLYPNEMSEKALPIDEELLGRIIQSVVTRCRERMPTETEAMSVWPSAYWSSVKKATNSNR, from the exons ATGAACATGCCAactgcctcgcccacgccctTGGGCACTTCCGGAACCAGTTTGTCACGAAGACCTTCCCAGAGACAAGGCCTCCGAAGGTTGCCGTCGCGCCCACAGCTCAACCGAAGCGAATCCAATCCCGTACACGCGACCGCCGTTGCGCCCGCGCTCTCGAGGAAGGCGGACTCGCAGCAGTACGCCATGCACGACAGCTCCGATGACGAGATACCTGTGCCGATGAAGCTGAGTGCTCTCACCAAGGCTTTGCTcaacgatggcggcgccccTGAGCCTCAGCGCGCCCCTTCACCGCCGCGAACACGTCGTCGCATCAGTAACCTTGCCGCGTCTACAACTTCCGCGACGGAAGAAAGAAGGTCTCTTCGGTCCGGAAGTGTTCAGGCGTATGACAACAAGTCTTCAAAGCCCACGTCACCCTTGAGAAGCAGAGAAAACAGTCCTGTGCGCAAGCGTGTTGTCAGACTCAGCAACACACCCAAGAGCCTTGGCCAGATGCACCCCACCAAGAGAAGATCTACCTCGCTGTCGCGATCTACCAACCAACGTCCTCCGTCCAGAAGTCGGCCAGAAAGCCGGGACCAATCGTCGGACGAGAAGCAGGAACCACGCCAGGATGTCAATACTCCCGCCCAGGGAGTTCGTATTGTTCGCATTGCAGCTGGCTCGTCCGGCAACAGAAGTCGTCTCACCAACTCGTCCACCCATTCCAGACGCTCAGGATCTCATTTGGAGCAGGAGTATTCTGAAGAACCGGTGACTGCAGCACGCCATGGCTCTGGTATCAACCCCGGCAGCGTATCCCGCCATACCAATGTCGGAAGAAACATGAAGCCTGAGGACAATCTGGCCTTGCAAGGCTCCATGCGCGTCAAGCGAGTCGGCAAAATTCCTGGCAGTTTCTTGAGTGGACCTGCTCGCCGTGGTCGCAGGAGGCaaagcgaagaagaagcggagGCGAACGGCGAAGGCATGGTTTCTAGCCAGGATCATGACGGTCAGGGCCCAGACATGGAGAGCGACCTTGCACCGTCCTTTTACGGCAACGGAAGACAAATGTCGTCTGGCAGCCCCGTAGCCTTTGGCGATCTTTCAAGAGTAAACAGTCGAAGATCAGCATACGAGGCCGAGCCAGCACCACCCCTTGCACGTCCGTCTCCCAAGCAGCGAGACGAGCCAGAAGAGATTCACTACAAACTACCTGCCCCCCGCCCGCAGGTGCCGTCTTCGCATGATCAAGAGAACGAGATGCCCTCTATACTCCGAAGCTCCAAGCCCGTCGTCAGCATACTCGCCGAAAGGGACACCGAGAAAGCCTCCAAGCGTCACACAAGCACTGACGCTGCATACCATCGACCTGCTGCATCTCCCGAACGGAAACCTCTGTCCTCTCTGCCAAACAACACtccgcgccggcctgctccccctcctccaccgaAAATGTCGGTTCTGGATGCCGCGACCACCTCGGCTGGCGCAGCCACGACCTCGCAGGGGAAACAAAGGCGAAACATCCTTCGTGTCAACGGAAAGTCCTACACTAGGCTCGACTGTCTGGGCCGAGGTGGTAGCGCTAAGGTCTACCGCGTTACTGCCGAAAACGGAGCGATGTTCGCCCTCAAGAGGGTGTCGCTGGAGAATGCCGACGAATCGACCGTCAGGGGGTATCGTGGCGAGATTGACCTGTTAAGCAAGCTGACAGGCAATGACCGGGTCATCAATCTCTTTGACTACGAGATgaacgacgagaagaagatgctGACATTG CTTATGGAGATGGGCGAGTTGGATCTCAACACCCTCCTGAGAAGCCGTCAAAACCCTGAGGCAGCCAAATTCGATTCTGTTTTTGTCCGCTTCTATTGGAAAGAGATGCTTGAATGCCTTCAATCTGTCCACCAATTCGATATCGTCCATTCCGACCTCAAACCGGCCAACTTTGTCCTCGTAAAAGGCCGTTTGAAGCTCATCGACTTTGGCATTGCCAACGCTATTCAAACAGATGAGACAGTTAACGTTCATCGCGAAACGCAAATTGGCACACCGAACTACATGTCCCCCGAATCGCTCATGGACTTTAATGCACCCCGAGGCGGTCGCGTTCCCGGAAGGCCCAAGCTGATGAAAGTCGGAAAGCCAAGCGACGTTTGGTCTCTTGGGTGTATTCTCTACCAACTCGTATACGGCACCCCTCCTTTTGGCCACATCGCTAACCAGATGGCCCGATGTCAAGCCATTATAAACTGGGACCACCACATTGACTTTCCGTCTAGgggcatgggcggcgtcCTTGTTCCTCCATCACTCGTGCGAACCTTGAGGCGGTGCCTGAACCGTGAGGTGCACATGCGGCCGACTTGCGAGGAGCTCCTTCATGAGACCGACCCTTTCCTCTATCCTAATGAGATGAGCGAAAAGGCACTCCCGATCGACGAAGAGCTCCTGGGTAGAATCATCCAGAGCGTCGTTACGAGATGCCGAGAACGCATGCCGACCGAGACGGAGGCCATGTCGGTTTGGCCATCGGCTTACTGGTCCAGTGTGAAAAAGGCAACAAACTCGAATAGATGA
- a CDS encoding Putative large ribosomal subunit protein P1/P2, protein MKHLAAYLLLTLGGNTAPSAQDVKTVLESVGIEADEERLNTLISELKGKDINELIAEGSGKLASVPSGGAGGAAPAAGGAAAAAADAPADEPKEEDKEESDDDMGFGLFD, encoded by the exons ATGAAGCACCTCGCCGCCTACCTTCTCCTCACCCTTGGTGGCAACACCGCTCCCTCTGCTCAGGATGTCAAGACTGTTCTTGAGTCCGTCGGCATtgaggctgacgaggagcgcCTGAACACGCTCATCTCTGagctcaagggcaaggacaTCAACGAG CTCATCGCTGAGGGCTCCGGCAAGCTCGCTTCCGTCCCCTCTGGTGGCGCTGGCGGTGCTGCTcccgctgccggcggtgctgccgctgccgctgctgacGCCCCCGCTGATGagcccaaggaggagg ACAAGGAGGAGTCCGACGATGACATGGGATTCGGTCTGTTCGACTAA